The DNA window ACGTCCGCTGACATGGTCTCTGGATCCGTGGGCGTCGTGAAAAGCTCCCTGTTTAGCCAGTCCGAAACGAGAGGTCCAGCGTCGGCGCGGAGTGGGTCAGCGACCCCATGGAGATGATGTCCACGCCCGTGGCGGCGTAGTCGGGGACGGTCTCGACGGTGATGCCGCCGCTGGCCTCGGTGAGCGTCTCACCGTCGGTCTCGGCCACCAGTTCGACAGCCCGCTCGGTCTCTTCGGGCGTCATGTTGTCAAGCAGGACGATGTCGGCCCCGAACTCCGCGGCTCGCGGGGCGTCCTCGACGGTCTCGACCTCGACGTCGAGTTTCGTGGCGAAGGAGGCCCGCTCGCGGAAGTGGTCGATAGCACCCGCAAGGCCCATCTCGGCGACGTGGTTGTCCTTGACCATCACCATATGTGAGAGGTCGAGCCGGTGGGTGTCGCCGCCGCCGGCCGCGACGGCGCGCTTCTCGACTCCGCGCAGACCGGGCGTGGTCTTGCGTGTGCCGGCGATAGCGGTGCCGTCCGAGACACTGCGTGCCCCAGCTACTGCCTCGGCCGTCTTCGTCGCGATACCCGAGGCGTGGCCGACGACGTTGACCGCGACGCGCTCGCCCCGCAGTATCTCACGGGCCGGTCCCTCGACGGTGAGGACCACGTCGCCGGGGTCGATGCGGTCGCCGGCTCCGACTTCGACTGTCGGCTCGCAGTGCAGATAGTCGAAGACCGCTCGCGCGGCGTCCAGTCCCGCGACTGTCCCGGCCTCTTTCGCGACGAGGCGGCCCTCGGTGTCGCCGGGAACCTGGTTCGTCACGTCGTGGTGGCCCACGTCCT is part of the Haloarcula salinisoli genome and encodes:
- the nadC gene encoding carboxylating nicotinate-nucleotide diphosphorylase produces the protein MITDADVERWLREDVGHHDVTNQVPGDTEGRLVAKEAGTVAGLDAARAVFDYLHCEPTVEVGAGDRIDPGDVVLTVEGPAREILRGERVAVNVVGHASGIATKTAEAVAGARSVSDGTAIAGTRKTTPGLRGVEKRAVAAGGGDTHRLDLSHMVMVKDNHVAEMGLAGAIDHFRERASFATKLDVEVETVEDAPRAAEFGADIVLLDNMTPEETERAVELVAETDGETLTEASGGITVETVPDYAATGVDIISMGSLTHSAPTLDLSFRTG